The DNA segment GATTCTCGAGCTGTTTTCCGGCCAGCCTGCCGAGTCGGAACGCTCGCCGCTCGCAAAGTTGACCGACCGCGAATTTGAAGTCTACCAACTGATCGGCGCAGGCAAATCCACCCGTGACGTGGCGGGGCAATTGCACCTGAGCGTGAAGACCGTCGAGGTTCACCGGGCGAACATCAAGAAGAAGCTCGGCGTCCGGAGCGCGCCCGAACTCGTGCGCCACGCGGTGCGCTGGGTGGAAACGCAACGGGCCGGCTGACTCAGTCCCGGGTTCCAAGTCGGGAGACGCAGGAACCCGCGCCCGTGGGAACTCGGACCTTGCGACCTGAAACCCGGAACTCCCTCAGCCCTTCATCCCCTTGATTCGATACGCGGGCAGGTCGCCCTCGTGCTTGGTGCTGATGACGGTTTTTTCAGCCTGCACGACCCGGAAGACACGCTGATAAACCTCTGCGCTGATGAGCACCTCGCCCCCGCGCGCGCCGTTGCAGAAGCGGTTGCAGCGGTTCACGGCGTCGCCGATGACGGTGAATTCGAGACGTTCCTGCGCGCCGATGAAGCCGTGGAGCACGGAGCCGCAGTGGACGCCGATGCCGACCTCGACCGTGACATCGCCGCGCGCCTTGCGCTTGAGGTTGAGCTCGCACACGGCTTTCTGCATCTCGATCCCGGCCTTCACGGCCTTCTCGAACTGGTTCGGGTCCGGGTCGGGGCTGCCGAAAATCGCGAGGATGGCGTCGCCGAGGAACTTGTCGATGGTGCCGTCGTTCTTGAAGATGGGCGCGGAGAGCACGGGCAGGTAGTCGTTGACGAGGTCCACGACGTCGCCTGCGTCCATGTTCGCGCTCATGGCGGTGAAGCCGCGCATGTCGGAGAAGAGCACGGTGACCTCGGATTTCTCGCCGCCGGGCCGGAGCTTTCCGGCGTGGGCCTTCTCGATGAGCTTGGCGCGGATGCGCGGGGAGAAGTTCATCAGCAGGCGGTCGAGGAGCTTGGCGTTGAACCGCATTTCCTCCTGCAACTGCCGGTTCGCGGTGACCATCGCCGCGTAGTTCGAGATCGCGACGAGCATGCGCAGGTCATCCGCGGTGAACGCGTTGTCACTTGACGGATTGTCCACGCAGATGACGCCCAGCGGCCGGGCCTGCCACATCACGGGCACATACATGCCGGACTGGATCGAGAGGTTGGCGATGCTGGCCATCACGTCACCCGAGAAGCCGCCGCGCGTCCAGATGAACCCCTTCTTCTCCGTCATCGCGCGCTTGGCGAGCGTCTCGCTCACGGCGGGTTCGCCGTCGGCGATGTAGGCCGAAAGCAGGAGCTCCTGCGTGTCCTTGTTGCGCGTGAGGAACGCGCCGCGCCTGGCCGAGGAGATGGCCGTGAGCGCGTGCTCGATGATGCGATGATGAATGGCGTCGAGTCGCGCCTCGGCGTCGAACTCGTTCTGCATCTCCATGATCGGCGCGAGCCGCTTCACCATCTCGGCGTTGCTCTGGTCGTTGACGGTGAAGACCGAGCTGCCGACGTCCATCGCGACGGCGATTTCCATGTCCACGTCGTCGGCCGGCGGCTCGGACGCCGCCGCGACGGGCAGTTTCATGGCCGGCGGCATGCCGGGGCGCGGGGCGGCGGATGCGCCCTGTTCCAGGGACGTGAATTGCGGTGCGACCGGCGCGAGCGAAGAGGGTCCGACGCCTGCGGGAACCTGCGACAGTGGCGAGGGCTTCGAGGGCGCCGGGGCCGCAAGTGCGCCGGACCCGGCTGGCGTGAATCCACCCGACGAAGGCGGGGGCGCGCGGAGCATTCCGCCGCCCGGCGCGGGCGCGGGCGCGGCGACGGGCCCGCGAAAGACGGACTTGGCCGCGGGCTTCGCTGCAGGCGCGGCGGCCGGTGATGAGCCGTCCACATCGACTCCGAGTTCAAGAATGAGCGTGGTGTCACCGAGTTCGACGGTGGAGTTTTGGGGAACTTGCTGGCGGCCGTGGCCTTTGATCTCCGCATCGTTCAGCCGCGTGCCGCCCGAGCTTCCGATGTCCTCAACCCAATAAGCGGAGCCGTCGAAAGTGAACTTGCAGTGCCGCCTCGAGACGTTCAGGTCGGGATACAGGTCAAGGTCGGGCGACTGTCCGTCCTTGGGACGGCCGACGACCACCTCGTTCTTGTTGAACTCACGAAGCTGTTCCTTGCCGGCGTGAACGACTTTGATCCGGTAAATGAACTGGGCATCGGCTGGCACGGCGCGAAGCTAGTCGCCTCGTTTCGCAGCGTCAATGCCGTGACGTAGTCGTGTGTGGGCGAATTGGAAATGTCCCGCGCGGCCGGCACTGGCCCAGGCTCGCCGCCTTCCTGGGAACTTTGAAGTGAGCGGGAATGGGCGGCGACCCGGCCGGCTCGAACCTTCCGCCGCCCGAGGTGGTGAATGCCGTTGACGCAGCAACCGGTTAAGTGCAGAACATGCTTGGACCATGAAACTCAACCCACCCACCTGTCAGGAACGGTCCGACGAACGCCACTGAAACCGCATGAAGACGCAAGTCCCTGACGAGATCATCTACGCCATCGAGCGGCCGTGCCGGCAGTTGATGACGTATTACTTCCTCGGCCTGCTCAT comes from the Verrucomicrobiota bacterium genome and includes:
- a CDS encoding FHA domain-containing protein, with protein sequence MPADAQFIYRIKVVHAGKEQLREFNKNEVVVGRPKDGQSPDLDLYPDLNVSRRHCKFTFDGSAYWVEDIGSSGGTRLNDAEIKGHGRQQVPQNSTVELGDTTLILELGVDVDGSSPAAAPAAKPAAKSVFRGPVAAPAPAPGGGMLRAPPPSSGGFTPAGSGALAAPAPSKPSPLSQVPAGVGPSSLAPVAPQFTSLEQGASAAPRPGMPPAMKLPVAAASEPPADDVDMEIAVAMDVGSSVFTVNDQSNAEMVKRLAPIMEMQNEFDAEARLDAIHHRIIEHALTAISSARRGAFLTRNKDTQELLLSAYIADGEPAVSETLAKRAMTEKKGFIWTRGGFSGDVMASIANLSIQSGMYVPVMWQARPLGVICVDNPSSDNAFTADDLRMLVAISNYAAMVTANRQLQEEMRFNAKLLDRLLMNFSPRIRAKLIEKAHAGKLRPGGEKSEVTVLFSDMRGFTAMSANMDAGDVVDLVNDYLPVLSAPIFKNDGTIDKFLGDAILAIFGSPDPDPNQFEKAVKAGIEMQKAVCELNLKRKARGDVTVEVGIGVHCGSVLHGFIGAQERLEFTVIGDAVNRCNRFCNGARGGEVLISAEVYQRVFRVVQAEKTVISTKHEGDLPAYRIKGMKG